GCGACCTTGTACACCAACGTGTACAGTTTCACACTTTACTTTTTGGCCGCTGTCGTCTTGGCTTTCGGCTTCTTTACAGTGGCGGGAGCTGCTGGCTTCTTCGTTGTCTTCTTGGGCTTGACAGATGCCGCTGCAGCTACAGCCTTTgcttttggctttggctttggttttGCTGGGCTCGACTTGGCCTTTGTCGCTGCTGGCTTCGCCTTCACGGTTCCAGTTATCTTCGCATCCTTAGCCTTTGCCTTCTCAGTTTTCTTCTTCTCGGCGGTCTTCTTGGTGGCGACTGACTTCTTCACCTTTAGTTTCTTGTCACCGGCAGCGGCTGCTTTTTTAGGGCTTGCTGTCTTCTTGGTTGCCGCCGACGACGATGAAGCCACCTTCTTACTTTTAACTTTCTTCTCGACAGATGCAACCTTTGGCTTGGGCTCCTTTTTGGCGGAAGCCGACAGCTTGAACGAACCAGATGCACCCTTTCCCTTTGTTTGGATCAGCTTTCCATTGGCAACGGCCGACTTCAAGTACTTCTTGATAAATGGGGCCAGTTTCTGGGCATCGCATTTGTATTCGGAAGTAATATATTTCTTGATTGCCAAAAGCGATGAGCCGCCACGTTCCTTCAAGCTCTTAATCGAAGCGTCAACCATTTGCTGAGTTGGGGGATGCGATGGTGGAGCTGTGGGCTTCTTTGCCTTTGCAGTAGCAGCAGCGGATCCAGATGCCTTTTTGGCGGCCACCTTCTTCTCCGCTGGTACTGGTGGAGCAGCCACTGGAGACGCGGATGTTGCAACTGCAGAATCGGACATTATTCTTTACAAAATTACACTTTTCAATGAAAAAACGCCGTTGGGGACCTGGGCTATGGTCCCTCGTTCGAATGAGAAGCGAGTAGAAGGGCAGTACGAAGATGATTTTAGCATTGGTGATTTGTTTGTTAGAAGTTTCATTGAACGTCTGTCTTATTTTTGCTTTTCTATATATAACTATTAAATAattgaaatatattttcattGATTCATATTGTTAAATATTTCAAATATTACTGTaaatcatttattttgtgaATATCGTCCATCATCGATTTTTAATAATTGTGCAAACTTTGACAACTAGTTATCCAACTCTTATATTTTGGATTCAATGATATTAATAAATAACAATGCTGGCTCATTTTGCTAAACTTTTTTTTGAAACATAAAATTTGATTAATTTACTTTAAGAGACAATAAACATATATTCACATATCGTTTAGTATGGTATTTTAAAATCGTTTTGAAGATAACCCTATCGAGTACAAAAAGACCACTTTCTGGATATGTTCAACAT
This region of Drosophila miranda strain MSH22 chromosome 2, D.miranda_PacBio2.1, whole genome shotgun sequence genomic DNA includes:
- the LOC117187290 gene encoding histone H1-like, producing MSDSAVATSASPVAAPPVPAEKKVAAKKASGSAAATAKAKKPTAPPSHPPTQQMVDASIKSLKERGGSSLLAIKKYITSEYKCDAQKLAPFIKKYLKSAVANGKLIQTKGKGASGSFKLSASAKKEPKPKVASVEKKVKSKKVASSSSAATKKTASPKKAAAAGDKKLKVKKSVATKKTAEKKKTEKAKAKDAKITGTVKAKPAATKAKSSPAKPKPKPKAKAVAAAASVKPKKTTKKPAAPATVKKPKAKTTAAKK